Proteins co-encoded in one Apteryx mantelli isolate bAptMan1 chromosome 4, bAptMan1.hap1, whole genome shotgun sequence genomic window:
- the SPRED1 gene encoding sprouty-related, EVH1 domain-containing protein 1 isoform X1, translating to MSEETATSNNDNSYARVRAVVMTRDDSSGGWLPLGGGGLSCVTVFKVIHQEENSCADFLIHGERLRDKTVVLECTLKKDLVYNKVTPTFYHWKIDDKKFGLTFQSPADARAFDRGIRRAVEDISQGYPPSQNDVEVAEDCFQATQENTSSSLMKDHLFQHETVVTSEPYNSSNLRPSALEDFNSRKACFSSQPNQVPLKSIRHVSFQDEDEIVRINPRDILIRRYADYRHPDMWKNDLERDDADSNIPFSKSDNKKSDYLYACGDGTKLNSLKDSKGSVVFKTQPSSSKFKNSKRRKEDGERSRCIYCQERFNHEENGRGKCQDAPDPIKRCIYQVSCMLCAESMLYHCMSDSEGDFSDPCSCDTSDDKFCLRWLALVALSFIAPCMCCYLPLRACHHCGEVCGCCGGKHKAAG from the exons TAATAGTTATGCACGAGTGCGAGCTGTGGTGATGACCCGGGATGACTCAAGTGGTGGATGGTTACCACTTGGAGGGGGTGGACTAAGCTGTGTCACAGTCTTCAAAGTCATTCACCAGGAAGAGAATAGCTGTGCTGATTTTCTTATCCATGGAGAACGACTCAGGGATAAAACG GTGGTCTTGGAATGCACATTAAAGAAGGATCTCGTTTACAACAAAGTTACTCCTACTTTTTACCACTGGAAGATTGATGACAAAAAGTTTGGCCTCACATTTCAGAGTCCTGCTGATGCAAGAGCATTTGACAGAGGTATTCGGAGAGCAGTAGAGGATATTTCTCAAG GTTATCCACCCTCCCAAAATGATGTTGAAGTAGCAGAAGACTGCTTTCAa GCTACTCAAGAAAATACTTCGAGTTCGTTAATGAAAGATCACCTTTTCCAACATGAAACTGTAGTAACCAGTGAACCTTACAACAGTTCAAATTTAAGGCCTTCAGCACTTGAGGATTTCAACTCAAGGAAAGCCTGTTTTTCTAGCCAGCCTAACCAG gtcccactgaagtcaatcagACATGTTAGTTTTCAGGATGAAGATGAAATTGTTAGAATAAACCCTCGTGATATTTTGATACGTCGTTATGCAGACTACAGGCATCCTGACATGTGGAAGAATGACCTGGAGAGGGATGATGCAGACTCAAATATACCATTTTCTAAATCAGACAATAAAAAATCTGACTATTTATACGCATGTGGGGATGGAACTAAGTTGAATTCCCTGAAAGACTCAAAGGGTTCTGTGGTATTTAAAACTCAGCCTTCCTCATCAAAATTTAAAaactcaaaaagaagaaaagaggatgGTGAGCGTTCCCGCTGTATATACTGCCAGGAAAGGTTTAATCATGAAGAAAATGGCAGAGGAAAATGTCAAGATGCTCCGGATCCTATTAAAAGATGTATCTACCAAGTTAGTTGCATGCTTTGTGCAGAGAGCATGCTGTATCACTGCATGTCGGACTCTGAAGGAGATTTTTCTGATCCTTGCTCCTGTGACACTAGTGATGACAAGTTCTGCTTACGCTGGTTAGCACTGGTAGCACTGTCATTCATTGCTCCATGTATGTGCTGCTACCTCCCCTTGAGAGCATGCCATCACTGTGGTGAGGTATGTGGGTGCTGTGGAGGAAAGCATAAAGCTGCAGGGTGA
- the SPRED1 gene encoding sprouty-related, EVH1 domain-containing protein 1 isoform X2, which translates to MSEETATSNNDNSYARVRAVVMTRDDSSGGWLPLGGGGLSCVTVFKVIHQEENSCADFLIHGERLRDKTVVLECTLKKDLVYNKVTPTFYHWKIDDKKFGLTFQSPADARAFDRGYPPSQNDVEVAEDCFQATQENTSSSLMKDHLFQHETVVTSEPYNSSNLRPSALEDFNSRKACFSSQPNQVPLKSIRHVSFQDEDEIVRINPRDILIRRYADYRHPDMWKNDLERDDADSNIPFSKSDNKKSDYLYACGDGTKLNSLKDSKGSVVFKTQPSSSKFKNSKRRKEDGERSRCIYCQERFNHEENGRGKCQDAPDPIKRCIYQVSCMLCAESMLYHCMSDSEGDFSDPCSCDTSDDKFCLRWLALVALSFIAPCMCCYLPLRACHHCGEVCGCCGGKHKAAG; encoded by the exons TAATAGTTATGCACGAGTGCGAGCTGTGGTGATGACCCGGGATGACTCAAGTGGTGGATGGTTACCACTTGGAGGGGGTGGACTAAGCTGTGTCACAGTCTTCAAAGTCATTCACCAGGAAGAGAATAGCTGTGCTGATTTTCTTATCCATGGAGAACGACTCAGGGATAAAACG GTGGTCTTGGAATGCACATTAAAGAAGGATCTCGTTTACAACAAAGTTACTCCTACTTTTTACCACTGGAAGATTGATGACAAAAAGTTTGGCCTCACATTTCAGAGTCCTGCTGATGCAAGAGCATTTGACAGAG GTTATCCACCCTCCCAAAATGATGTTGAAGTAGCAGAAGACTGCTTTCAa GCTACTCAAGAAAATACTTCGAGTTCGTTAATGAAAGATCACCTTTTCCAACATGAAACTGTAGTAACCAGTGAACCTTACAACAGTTCAAATTTAAGGCCTTCAGCACTTGAGGATTTCAACTCAAGGAAAGCCTGTTTTTCTAGCCAGCCTAACCAG gtcccactgaagtcaatcagACATGTTAGTTTTCAGGATGAAGATGAAATTGTTAGAATAAACCCTCGTGATATTTTGATACGTCGTTATGCAGACTACAGGCATCCTGACATGTGGAAGAATGACCTGGAGAGGGATGATGCAGACTCAAATATACCATTTTCTAAATCAGACAATAAAAAATCTGACTATTTATACGCATGTGGGGATGGAACTAAGTTGAATTCCCTGAAAGACTCAAAGGGTTCTGTGGTATTTAAAACTCAGCCTTCCTCATCAAAATTTAAAaactcaaaaagaagaaaagaggatgGTGAGCGTTCCCGCTGTATATACTGCCAGGAAAGGTTTAATCATGAAGAAAATGGCAGAGGAAAATGTCAAGATGCTCCGGATCCTATTAAAAGATGTATCTACCAAGTTAGTTGCATGCTTTGTGCAGAGAGCATGCTGTATCACTGCATGTCGGACTCTGAAGGAGATTTTTCTGATCCTTGCTCCTGTGACACTAGTGATGACAAGTTCTGCTTACGCTGGTTAGCACTGGTAGCACTGTCATTCATTGCTCCATGTATGTGCTGCTACCTCCCCTTGAGAGCATGCCATCACTGTGGTGAGGTATGTGGGTGCTGTGGAGGAAAGCATAAAGCTGCAGGGTGA
- the SPRED1 gene encoding sprouty-related, EVH1 domain-containing protein 1 isoform X3 has translation MTRDDSSGGWLPLGGGGLSCVTVFKVIHQEENSCADFLIHGERLRDKTVVLECTLKKDLVYNKVTPTFYHWKIDDKKFGLTFQSPADARAFDRGIRRAVEDISQGYPPSQNDVEVAEDCFQATQENTSSSLMKDHLFQHETVVTSEPYNSSNLRPSALEDFNSRKACFSSQPNQVPLKSIRHVSFQDEDEIVRINPRDILIRRYADYRHPDMWKNDLERDDADSNIPFSKSDNKKSDYLYACGDGTKLNSLKDSKGSVVFKTQPSSSKFKNSKRRKEDGERSRCIYCQERFNHEENGRGKCQDAPDPIKRCIYQVSCMLCAESMLYHCMSDSEGDFSDPCSCDTSDDKFCLRWLALVALSFIAPCMCCYLPLRACHHCGEVCGCCGGKHKAAG, from the exons ATGACCCGGGATGACTCAAGTGGTGGATGGTTACCACTTGGAGGGGGTGGACTAAGCTGTGTCACAGTCTTCAAAGTCATTCACCAGGAAGAGAATAGCTGTGCTGATTTTCTTATCCATGGAGAACGACTCAGGGATAAAACG GTGGTCTTGGAATGCACATTAAAGAAGGATCTCGTTTACAACAAAGTTACTCCTACTTTTTACCACTGGAAGATTGATGACAAAAAGTTTGGCCTCACATTTCAGAGTCCTGCTGATGCAAGAGCATTTGACAGAGGTATTCGGAGAGCAGTAGAGGATATTTCTCAAG GTTATCCACCCTCCCAAAATGATGTTGAAGTAGCAGAAGACTGCTTTCAa GCTACTCAAGAAAATACTTCGAGTTCGTTAATGAAAGATCACCTTTTCCAACATGAAACTGTAGTAACCAGTGAACCTTACAACAGTTCAAATTTAAGGCCTTCAGCACTTGAGGATTTCAACTCAAGGAAAGCCTGTTTTTCTAGCCAGCCTAACCAG gtcccactgaagtcaatcagACATGTTAGTTTTCAGGATGAAGATGAAATTGTTAGAATAAACCCTCGTGATATTTTGATACGTCGTTATGCAGACTACAGGCATCCTGACATGTGGAAGAATGACCTGGAGAGGGATGATGCAGACTCAAATATACCATTTTCTAAATCAGACAATAAAAAATCTGACTATTTATACGCATGTGGGGATGGAACTAAGTTGAATTCCCTGAAAGACTCAAAGGGTTCTGTGGTATTTAAAACTCAGCCTTCCTCATCAAAATTTAAAaactcaaaaagaagaaaagaggatgGTGAGCGTTCCCGCTGTATATACTGCCAGGAAAGGTTTAATCATGAAGAAAATGGCAGAGGAAAATGTCAAGATGCTCCGGATCCTATTAAAAGATGTATCTACCAAGTTAGTTGCATGCTTTGTGCAGAGAGCATGCTGTATCACTGCATGTCGGACTCTGAAGGAGATTTTTCTGATCCTTGCTCCTGTGACACTAGTGATGACAAGTTCTGCTTACGCTGGTTAGCACTGGTAGCACTGTCATTCATTGCTCCATGTATGTGCTGCTACCTCCCCTTGAGAGCATGCCATCACTGTGGTGAGGTATGTGGGTGCTGTGGAGGAAAGCATAAAGCTGCAGGGTGA